The sequence GCGAAGCAACATAGTTTTGAAAAGCAATGTCAAAGCCCTGCAGTGCCACCTTTTCTTTCCATTGTTCATACTCAAACAAGGCAGGCCAGAGAATGTTTCCATGCTCATTAACCAACACACTAGACCCTCTGCTAAGCACAGCCCAGGTACCCTCTCTGTCAAAGCTAAGCACCCTCTTGACTTGTTGCATCACAAGGTCGTGTTCCTCGTCCTTGCCTAGCTGAATCTTTGAGAACAGCATGCTCTCAAGCCTGGTCCAAAAGAACCATATTGTGGCTGGGTCCTGCCAGCAGGTACTGAGTTTTTCCTGTACAATGTTCGCTATCACTCGCTTCACTTGCTGCCTTTTTGTGGCTTTTCCTACATACACCATCTCTAAGGGTATGCGTGCAGCCGCTGCAACTGCTTTTGCTTCCTTTGTAAATTTCCGAATCCACTCCATGTCATCGCCTCCATACAAGAAAATGTACTTTCCTTCTTTAATCTGTTAAATCAAAAAGAGGGGAATGTGAATTACTTTGATAAATCCttattatccaaaaaatttaaactattaggaaatagttaatttaattatttcatCATTATtctagcactttttttttccttaaagagTGTGTTTGCatgcaaacacacacacatataattaCCCAGCTCAATATGGTTGCATCAATGCCATCCACCAGAAGCTCAAGCCTCCAAGCCTCTTCTCTCCAAAGAGCTTCTTCTCTTAAGGTAGTGAAAGGGAAAGCATGGCTTCCCCAAATCCACATCATGTGAATTGCATTGGGGGACACCACTCTCCCTTGATGGTCTAGGACTACAAGGATAGGCTTGCTCCTAAAGTGCCACTCCTCCTTGATGAACTTGATTGATGCCTTTGATATTATGGAAGGGTGGTACACTGAGTACCATGTCATTGGAGCTAGCAATTCCTCAAAATGCTTTTGTCTGGCATCTGTTAACTGGTCCACAATGGGGATCCATACAATCTCAAATGGACTTTGAAGCCTCATTACGTGGTCCCTAGACTCGTTATAACTCTGTTCAAGAACCGACAGTTCATCTTGGGTGATGTCTAGACTTGAAATGAGCAATAACACATTCTTCCTCCTAAGAACATCAAGATTAACCTggttttaccaaaataaaacaatcacatatagataataatataaCTAATTATACTATcaatacttaaaaattaaaaccaagaaTATATATGCAATATTCTGATAGTAGAAATTGTAATGTCGATAATTGTGCAATAGTAATGATAATGATATGGGTTAGAAGAGCCAACCCTTTTCTTGGTGGTACCATCAACAAGTGCGAGCACATCATCCCTAGGGCAAATTAGGGCCTTAAGAACTCTCATGTTGTCAATGTGGATCATTTTGAAGAGTTCGACAAGCATTTGATAAGATTCAATATCCTTCTTCTCCTCTGCAATGAATAGGAGAATTTCAGTGTATATGGGTAGTATCTTACATGACGGAAATATGTCAAGTCCATGTATATACAAAAGAGCGTTGTACTAATAGTAATCAATTGTATAAGATActtttatgtattaatttttatatatggcGTGGTCTATAATGCCGCAAAAAACTAGCTTACCAATGTATCGAACGCattcttccatcttcttcttaaGATGTTCAAGTATGGTTTTGAGCTTGTGAGTCAGGGTggatatctcccatgcttctgaGGTGGATAACGCAAACCTGCAATCAATATCCATTTTGCAGAGTTAATGCTAAATGCCTTACAAACATTTTAGTATTTACACTACTTATAAAACAATTTAGATCTCTTTTTTATTAGTGTGTAAATCAATTACTatgtacaaaaaatttcaagaaatgcTTAATAAACCTTTTATAGGCCATACTGTATCTAAATTTAAGGATTTGTATGAGAATTGTAAATTGGGATGGAGAGGAAAAAGACATACTCGTAACCCATGCTAGTGAAGCTAGAAATCTGAGATGCACAGGCCACAATACTCCTGATAGTCCAATACACAGCAGTTGGAATATGGGTCATGGCTGAGGCTAATGCTGGTACGTCCGTTGTGATATAAATGGGTGGTAGATCTCGAAACTCAATGATACACCAAGTCACTTCTAATATGGTCCTGATTAGATTATTAAGTGCATCGAACCTGGGTTTCAGTGGGACTGCGTGCTCAATGATGCCAGGCACTTGTTTCAGGATTGCCATTGCCTTGGCAAGTTGGTTTGTCGAGTAAATCTGTGCAAGAAGCCAGAATTCTCCATAGTTCAATCCAAATGCCGCTAGGGCCAACACCAACTTAGCGTCCCATCCATAGtgtgataccatgttaaatattgcCACGGTGGTTTGGTGTGCATCTGTGCCACCCAAAGCCTTGTATTGAAGCTGAAAATTCATTCATATACCATTACAAACAGTTTAAGGTAGATATACAATTGTTTTAGTAGActtattgttttcaaaaactttagaaaaaaaaaaaaaacttttaatttctattattatGTTGATGTAAATAtagatggggcaagattttgtAATCGTGATTTGTTATTACCTCGCAAGCAATTCGATCAATGGTATATGACAAAGCATCTAGCATGGCAAGAAAATTGGTATGGTCGGTCTTGTCATCAAAGCCTGGATCAGGGTATGTGCGGGCACCCTGTACAACAACACTAGCAatatttagaaaatgaaaacaaaaaagatacaACTGGATGCtttcaattcaaataaattacatctatatatataaactgatAAATGAGtgtgataatattataaaaatatgattcatatcatttaaataatataataaatgaatatttgaataatcttttttttttatatgttggTGACACGTTAATCCATAAAGCTTATTTGACgttgtaaaatttgtagtattatACCGTTGCAAAAAGGGCGTCTGGTGTGAGTGTGGCGCGACTAAGAATTTCTTCAACTAGACGAAGAAGAGGTTTGACATCAACGTCTCGTCCATCTGGAGTATGGGATCCCAGAATATGACTGACCAGCACATTGTCATCAGACATTGTAGGCATGCTTCGGTCACCTTTGATCAGTTGGTGCATAGCATTAGGTGCCAGATTGCTGAGCAGGCTGGAAGGCTGCAAAGAACCCAGTGGGTTTGGTTGGTGCCATGTGACACCGATGTTGGTTCGTGGGGTGGGTTGTTGCCAAGCCCCAAGATTGGTTTGTGGGTTGGGTTGCTGCCAAGCACCAAGGTTGGTTTGTGGGTCTGGTTGCTGATAAGGAACAAGGCTGGTTTGTTGGTTGGATGGCTGAAATGAAACTTGTTTGGCTTGTGGGTTTGGTTGCTGCGCTGCACCGTAATTGGTTTGCGGGTTGGTTTGCTGCACTGCACCATAATTGGTTTGTGGGTTGGATTGCTGGTATGTACCGGCTGGGTTGCTGGTTTGCTGCACAGAACCCAAGTTGGAGGTTGGCTGCAAAGGACCCAATTGTTGGCCTGGCTGTAACAATGGAGTAGCCTGTAATAGCACATTGCTAGCTTGGCTTGGTTGCTGGGAAGGAGTGGTGACATTTGGGTTCTGCAGAGGACCAGTTACTGACTTGGTATCCATGTTGCAGAAAAACAACAAAGCGAAAGAAGGTTGGAAACTCTTTGATAAGGGTAAAGGGAGAGAAGATGCGTGTGTGTTGGCATCAATTTTGGCTGGCCTTTATATAACCATGAGAAAAGGAATAAAGCCTAGCTAGCTGCATCAACTTCCTTGCTTCGATTGCGGTTAAAACAAATCGTTATGTGGAAGCTTTAGCTTTTGTGGTCCCAAGTTGTCTCTCCTTTCTTTTATCGTGATCTTGAATTAGCAACATTACTGATGTACGAATCAAATCTGGATCCAGACCATTTTACCATGGGTCTAACACTATTTTACCCTTGATTATTGCTTAGTATATTAGCATATGTATGTTAatttatagttaaaaaaaaaaaaaaaaaaaaaaaaaaaaacaaaacaaaacaaaacaaatgttTTTGGAACAGTCAAACATATATTAGATGGCAAAATCTGAAACAACTCATGAAAATGACACAATACAAAGTTAGCAGGTTATGAGTTAAGGGTTAATGAGTTCATATCATATTCGAGATTAACATAATTGCCTGTTTAATAAGCGTGTCGTGTTCATATTCAACTTGTTGAACCCATTTAACTTATTTAACTAAATGTCACTTTACCAATACACTCTTTAAAACCGTAGgtatataaattcattttctttcctaGTTACACTCTCCCAAGCCCATGAGTCTATGACCACCTCTCACTCTCAGACCTCAATCTAGCTTAACTCCCCTTATTTTCTTAGTTACTATCACCCATTTTTCCCTACAGTGCCAAGCCTCCATTGCCCTCATCCATCACTTTTCTCTATCACTTGAGACCCTAGTTGTCAtcctttacttttatttttatttgttttccttaAATTGATTGCTGAGATTTGACATTAGCTATTCTTGTTTATATTGTTTGAcattttgtgattgattatttgtgatattgagatatggtttagttttgaataattatttgtaaTGAAATTACTCtactagttttaaattttatattaaaaaatttatatgtttggtttttaatattttagatcaattaaattaaatttttaaaaaaaaaatttgataaatggaTTGACATAATTAGCCCATTTAAATAAACAGATCAAGTTAGAATTGAAGAATactaacccgtttaataaacatgtcggaTTAATgtcaactcatatatatatatatatatacatacatataagtagagggtccgtttggattgagcttatttttgctgaaactgaaaactgaaactgaaaatactgtagcaaaataatttttaaatgtgtgaatagtaccatgagacccatttttaatgaaaaagttgctgaatagtgatatttgtgggtccatgaacaaTACACAGGTGCACTATTCACGCTTGAAAAGTCAATCTTTGcggctactattcatgaacagtagccgcattACTcctgaaatgcatgaaaaaagaaaaaaagaaaaaagcaaacaCAAAACGTAAACGTTGAATCCAAACGGCATCAAAAACCTCATGTGGGAAAGTATGAGATTCTACCAAGTGACGCATTCTTCATTTGGTCTTCCACCtcaacaaaaattacatttatgtcaatttaattatatataatattagttCATTGAATGTGTCCCTAGATTAAATGTACgtattaattattgataagCGTGCActaattttatacaaaaattattgaatactccgggagtaccataaatgtgtactcccctcctctcacatgaattgtaggtctcattaaaaatttaattaatggaatttacaattatgtgagagggggaaatatgcatttatggtactccaagagtactcaataattacctgattatatatatatatatatatagtttatttgattactttttttatataagaaagcaaaaataTAGTGTGGGAGACCATGAGAATTTATCACATGGCACTTTGctacattaatttattatttagcCTTCCATCTCACATTTTTTGCACTCTTCtccaaaacaattcaaaaaataatatatatatatatatatatataaacttaaaaaaaattgatcttttctttcaaactatCTTTGAAAACAGATGTTTTCAACATACTTCATAATAGGGGGTGTGCGAAAAGCCGACCAACTGACTGGACTGACCGAAATTTTAGAGTTTCTAGCAATTTTTTGTTATTCCATTTCGGTTTCGGTTTGAGAGTTAAAAAATTTTCGGTTTTTTGTTCGGTGGTGGTGTTTGATTTTTCCACCCAAAACCAACCAAACCGaaccgatatatatatatatatatatgtataaatatttatgtaacACTAAGTCACATTGGAGTTTGTAGCTTAGTGGTATGATGTGGCTTTAATGACTAAGCGTTATCTTGTTTGAGCCTTCGCATAAacgtttttgagttttttaattttttaaaaccattaaaatttaaaaccctaGCATCTTATATTTATAAGTTCTGAGCCTCCTACCCTTTTCTTTCTAGCCGCCCCTCCaccatttttttcctctctcgccattttttctctctctcaccctagcattttattcctttctcttcttcttatCGCCGGTCCCCTCCCCGATGCTGCtattatgatttgattttgctATTAGTatgttttcttctctgtttcttctttattttgtttctctctttccaaAACCACccatcttcttctcttttacttgttgttttttttttctccccttccAAACATCGAAATCCAACCAAATGAAATCGAAACCAAATGTAATCCGTCAGTTCGGTTCGTTCCTTAGATGTCGGTTTCGGTGCCAAATATGTTGAAACTGATATTATTGTTTCGGTGCAAAAACTGAATTCAACACTAACCGAACCGAACCGATTACACCCCTACTTCACAATACGATCTCAAGTTGagaactagattttttttttttaataataatattttcaatatttctAAATATACATGAACAATAAAATATGCATATTTCATGGAAATATACTTTAAATATCATAATGAATTTTATTAGAATGATATTTCACTTAACTTACCATTATCATAATCTGCTAACAGAAACATAATATCATAAAAATTCTATGATATTTCCATAAGCCAACTAAACATTAATATGATATTGTAAATAACTTATGCTAACTCTAATGtgttaaagaaacaaaattgtGATCAAACAAGCAAATAACTTATTACACCACACAATAAACATCAATATATGGAATAGATGAAAATGcttttatcattatttaaaatacaatattcCAACATTGTTCTTTTGTACTTTGATGTCTTTAAGTGAAAAAATGTAATGGATATGTGCATTCAATTTTAAACTTTCCCTTTTCAACTATGAATTTGTTACTTCAACTAATTTCTATGACTATTATGCTATAGTCTAAATTCTTTGCCCTCttgagattaaaataaaataaaatacaataaaataaaattttcttcatcccCTTAATTTCTTGactttaatttaataaaatctttttatgTTATCACAACGttactttttgttattattttaaaatattttgaacattttatataatttgttcTCATGGCATTTTAAAGCATTATTTGCACGTTGCACGGATACTTCACTAGTAATCATAAATTAACATGACCCAAGTCCAATATACAAACACGAATGGTCACGTCTacgtatatattttgtttatggAATGGAATGTTTTAAAATGCtaagtattctaaaaaaaatgttttaatcaATTAATAGTCAAATTGTTGAACATTCCTGGGTCAAGATAAGAAACGGGTTTGGACCTTGGGATTTGTTGAATGTGGGTCGATTTTTGACCCATTTTCCttggttttataatttaaaagcATGACATGCATCATAGtttatggaaaattttgtgATAACACTAAACCATTAgtgataaatttttaaaattaccaGTCTCTACACACAAGTATTGTGCGTGCTTTGAGgctctttcattttattttatttttccaaagtacaatactttcaatttaacataattgaacttaattagagtttgaaatatttttcaaccacAAATATACCTAAGGATGCGATGAGATGAAGACAACCAATTTAGTGActaccaaaatttaattaacaataAGAATCAATTTAATGACAAACTTCTTTTCCAGCAGTGTTGAAGACTTGGCTACATGGATATTTGTTTTTTAGAGCTTCATAGGGACTAAGAAATTGTAACAAAGATAGAAGATTTTAACACTAAAAAGTAATACTCAACAAATGCCCGCTAATAATCAGAGAGAGACAacccaattttgaaaattttcc is a genomic window of Quercus lobata isolate SW786 chromosome 2, ValleyOak3.0 Primary Assembly, whole genome shotgun sequence containing:
- the LOC115976544 gene encoding protein SIEVE ELEMENT OCCLUSION B-like; the protein is MDTKSVTGPLQNPNVTTPSQQPSQASNVLLQATPLLQPGQQLGPLQPTSNLGSVQQTSNPAGTYQQSNPQTNYGAVQQTNPQTNYGAAQQPNPQAKQVSFQPSNQQTSLVPYQQPDPQTNLGAWQQPNPQTNLGAWQQPTPRTNIGVTWHQPNPLGSLQPSSLLSNLAPNAMHQLIKGDRSMPTMSDDNVLVSHILGSHTPDGRDVDVKPLLRLVEEILSRATLTPDALFATGARTYPDPGFDDKTDHTNFLAMLDALSYTIDRIACELQYKALGGTDAHQTTVAIFNMVSHYGWDAKLVLALAAFGLNYGEFWLLAQIYSTNQLAKAMAILKQVPGIIEHAVPLKPRFDALNNLIRTILEVTWCIIEFRDLPPIYITTDVPALASAMTHIPTAVYWTIRSIVACASQISSFTSMGYEFALSTSEAWEISTLTHKLKTILEHLKKKMEECVRYIEEKKDIESYQMLVELFKMIHIDNMRVLKALICPRDDVLALVDGTTKKRVNLDVLRRKNVLLLISSLDITQDELSVLEQSYNESRDHVMRLQSPFEIVWIPIVDQLTDARQKHFEELLAPMTWYSVYHPSIISKASIKFIKEEWHFRSKPILVVLDHQGRVVSPNAIHMMWIWGSHAFPFTTLREEALWREEAWRLELLVDGIDATILSWIKEGKYIFLYGGDDMEWIRKFTKEAKAVAAAARIPLEMVYVGKATKRQQVKRVIANIVQEKLSTCWQDPATIWFFWTRLESMLFSKIQLGKDEEHDLVMQQVKRVLSFDREGTWAVLSRGSSVLVNEHGNILWPALFEYEQWKEKVALQGFDIAFQNYVASLRANSNPCCRFEFSHYAGKIPENMKCPECHHNMEKYTTFLCCHDEGIVPSLLALTTTNT